The Arabidopsis thaliana chromosome 5, partial sequence genomic interval TTCTTAAAGGTAATGTTTCGTTTATCTTTGAAATTGATTTATGATTTCAGAGCTCGTGATGCTTAATGGCAGTATTCACTTTTTTGCCTTTCTGTTTCAGCAGAATGGTTTAAGGAATAACGTTCTACTAGTCACAGGACAAGCTGGAGTCGGAAAATCTGCTACCATCCATTTGATTACGTCTATCCTTGGAGTCACAGTGCATGAGTGGAACGCTCCTATTCCTACCATCTGGCAAGAACATGTGCACAACACTAGTTCAGGTACTTGAAGGAATTATAGTTGTTAGTTACTCAGTTTTGGCACTGCTATTACAGACCAGAGGATGGTTGTTGTACTAATCCGGTTATAATCTACTGGATTTTCATTAATTCTTCTAGGACTGAAGTACACGTCGAAGCTGGATGAGTTTGAAAACTTTGTTGAGAGTACTAGGAAATACGGAGTAATGGCTTCATCAAGTACTGACGGAATAAAGGCGCCCGTTGTTCTTTTGATTGATGACCTTCCTCTAGCCAATGGGAGGCATGCTTTTGAAAGGCTGCAAAATTGCCTACTACTATTGGTGAAATCAACGCAGATTCCAACAGTGATATTAATCACTGACCACAATAACGCGGACTCTTCTGACCAGACTGCACGACGCATGGAGGACACACAGTCATCTCTTGAGCGAGCAGGGGCTTTAAAGGTTGCTTTATCAAACTATTTACAGTCTAAATCTTATTagaaatatcattttttcaaCTCTAGTTGATTGTCCAGGTATGTATTCTCAGGTTGCTTTCAATCCCATCACGAAGAACTCAATTAAAAAGGTACTTCAGAGAATATGTAGGGAAGAGCATTGTAAGGTAACAACTATGGAGATTGATCAGATGGCAACTGCAAGTGGAGGCGACATCAGACATGCTATTACATCTTTGCAGCTCTTCTCCGTTAAGCCAGAGCTAAATCATACTAAGATAAAATCACCAAGGCCTGGCATGGAAGACAATTATCATGGAAACGAGCAGACAATGTACAGTGGTTTGGATAGTGGAATATCTTCCTGTTTTGGTAGAGATGAGACCCTTTCGTTGTTTCACGCTCTGGGCAAGTTTCTCCACAACAAAAGAGAGACGGATAATGTCATTATATCAGGTAATTCGTTattaagaaatttaaagaatGCAATTTAGAGCTCAGGATCACTATCTTCTAAGCTAAAGTTTGTGTAGAGTGCAGCAGCTCTCTTGTTCATGACGAGTTTGCAAGGTTGCCACTGAAAATGGATGCGCCGGAGAAGGTTCTCAGCCAAGCTCATGGACAGGCGGGGCGGGTTGTGGATTTTCTACATGAAAATGGTATCAACTACTACCTCGTCTTGACTATCCAGTATTGAGTTAGCATATGCACTATTTCCTCCTTGATAGAGTGACACATGAGAGCATACCTAAACTTACATTTGTTTGTGCTTTTCGTACTGAAAGATTTTCTAAAATGGACTCTTTATGTTAATGAAGTGTTAGATTTTGTGAGTGACGGAGCCATAGAAGATGCCTGGTGTGTTTCTTCGTATTTGGCGGATGCTGATCTCCTTCTCGCTGATATAAGAGGAAAGATGAGTGGACATAACAACACAGAGGATGTTCCACAGTCAGCCGGTGCCTCGGTTGCTGTTCGTGGTGTGTTGTATGGAAACAAGCAGCCATGTTCATCCAGGTTTCTTTTACATACGGATACCAGCTGACTGTATTatagtttatttgtttgaaaataatattatcgATTGATCTGTATTGTGATTATGCAGATGGCACGTGATTCGGAAGCCAAAACTCTGGCAAGTGGAGCAATCCTCAATACAAACAAAGGTCAGGgtctttccctttttttttcaggAATAGAAACTAATTATACATGTCCAATACATATCAAACCTGTATATGCTTACAAATTTGATGTGTGAATGCAGAAGAATCTGAGAGAGCAGAGGAACATAAGCTATGAGGGGTCAAGAGTGGCAGATATATCAGTGATGGCCACAGAGTATAGCCCCGTGCTGAAATGGCTTAGCTACAGGGCATCTCCAGATGCGTTTCCGGGAATGGGCGAAGAGACAGATGAGGAGGACAGTGATATttctgaagatgatgaaatacAAGACTGGTGACATTCACCATCTTAAGTGTCTTATATGTTAGGTCAGATAGAACTGGTATGATAGTTAACAACTTAACATCAAGGGAAGGAACACTAATTGTTCTGCTTacttataaatagaaaatggaGAGTCACTTCTCTATCTAACAATGAGCAACAGCAAATTTATCCTTGGTTTGATCAAGATCAAGCGAATTTTAAACCctttcttcagtttttttttggagcaTTTTCAAGTTAACAAAACGATGGGGTCAGGTTCTTCTTTTGCCAAAGAGTTGGCTCGAGTCAAAACAAGATTGAGAAACAGAAGCAGCGAAGAAGGTAAGTTCAGAttgagaaacagaaacagttaTTGTTTTATCAAGTTTCCTTTGGAGGGCCTTTCTTGGCTGCTTCTGCGGCCGCCTTTTCAGCTTCGATCTTGGCCACGATTGCATcaatttcagcttcttctaGCTGGCGCAGCCCAGTTTCCTCCCGTGTCATTACGGCAACCTCAATGTTCTTTCCGCCACTCTCAACTACCTGCAATGCAAAGCCGATATCAAAACAGCTATGATCTCAAAGGACAAAAAATCctgaaataacaaaatatcagCTAGGACGGAGAGGGCACCAACCTCAAGCAGAGCACGGATAGCGAGTTTAATAGTTTCTTGGCCAGAGGATTCTTTGTAGTTCTTCTCGAGGAATTCCCTAATAGAGTTGGAGTTTCTGCCGGTAGCATTAGCTTTCCAAGCAGAGAAAGTCCCAGAAGGATCAGTCTGATATAGGGAAGGGAGGCGAGAGTAAGGGTCAAAGCCAACGATAAGAGTAGAAAGACCGAAGGGTCTGACACCACCACTTTGGGTATACTTCTGTTGAAGGCCAGCAATGTAGCGAGTGATGTACTCAACAGTGACAGGGTCCTCAAGTGTAAGCCTGTGGCTTTGACACTCGATCCTTGCTTTGTTAATCAAGACTCGGGCATCAGCCTTGAGCCCCGCGCATGCCAAGGCAATGTGATTGTCAAGGCTCACAATTTTTCTGGCTGATCTGTCAGAAACAAGCACAGGACATCAGCTTCATCTAACAAACTAGATAGAGAAACACAAATACCTCTCCAAAATATATTGGTTAGGCAGCAGTATAAGAGAATTGAACAATTAAGTAGATTTCTTTTCAGGGAAGGGCCAAAGCCATCATACATGTTAGAAAAGAGTAACAACTGAGACAATCGCAATTAGGAACAAGGTTCAATTTTAAACAAGGGTTTCAGCTGCAGATTCCATTAAATAGGGAACAAGACCAAAATAAAGCAGTCGTATCAACATTGTTCAGTCAACTAGCAACTGAGAGTAAACCAAGCAGGATCCAATAAGTAGAGAGGGCAAGTCTGTTAATTGGTGCCATGATAAAAGTGAAGAGATGGAAATAAAACCTAGAATCCTGAAGCTTGGGGGTGGACTTCTTCTCGACGGCGAGGACAACGGTGTCGGTACCGCGGACACCGACGGCGGCGTTACCCTTGCGGACGGCTTCAAGGGCGTATTCGACTTGAAAGAGGTGACCGTCGGGGGAGAAGACAGTAATTGCTCGATCGTATCTAGCCATCTCTCTCTCCgctttttattttcgttttcgTTTTCAGggcaaattataaaaagacGAATCCCAACTTCTGCGACAAGccaagaacagaaaaaaaaaaaaaaaaaagaagaaggaaatacTCTACTCAGATCTTCAAGTTtttgagaagagagacaaaTCGCGCACTCATCATTTCCTTTAAATGGGCCTTATATACCCAAAACTTCCATAACAGGCCCATTAACACAGTATAATGGTCGattaaaaaatacatgaaCCTTCCTCCCGCGCTTTCTAACTAACCAAACCGTTGATGAATGAATGATTTAAAACATTGTACAAACATATTGGCGCAATCATCCCACaaacaactttcttcttcgttgtttCTGATAAAACTGAACCACAAATGTACGAATCTCCATGGGACCAAGCTCTACTACTAAAGTCGACTTGTCAACGGGTCCGCCTCTTAGCGGGGAAGAAGGTTGTTCCGCTTCACCCTCCACTTTccacttcatcttctccttcatctttaCTTTCTCTTGATTTGCTGACAAACTCATTTCCGTCACTTCTTTGATCTGCAAAAATAGTATGGATTCATTCACCACCTAGCTAGCTAGTATGTTAGAGTATCTCTCCACATGTAGATGAGCAAGTGTGTTTCTTACCATTTTGCCGGAAAACAACTTCTTCAACTCAACTTTAGCGATTTTAGAGTAATCACTGTCTTCTCCCGCCTGTAAACAACGCTCAACACTCAATTACTGTCAGGTATATCCCAATTCAAGAACATCTAACTGTACGTACCTCGTAGAGATGAGCCAGGCGAAGAAGGACGTTCCCGAGATCCAACTCCTCAAGAGTGATGAGAGCAATGTTTTGAGGCAAGGTGTAGAGATGATCCATGGCATAACCTTTCACAGTATTTGAGGCTTTCCATTTCTCCTTGTTCTCGTGTGCGAATGCCATTAGAAGAGGTGAGTATATTTCCTGTCCAGTCTCTCGTCTCCACCGCCCTCCTTCTCCTACCTTATTTATGCTTACATAGTAATTCCCACGAATCTGCATTTACACAAGTATGTATCAAGTTTTGTCCTggacaaaacacacacaatttCTCAATTAATCATTCATACCGTCAATCCTGCGCAGGTGTCATTCACACACACAGTTTCTACAAGGCTCTCCTCCACTCCTCTCGAGTCATCCATGGACGTTCTCCTGTTCCCATGGATGTTTCATCAGTGTCAACTACACAATAatgtttcatgttttaaaaatacagaCTAATGACACTAATGAAATTTGGAACCTGTGAAGCATCAACTCTATTTCACCGTCCTTAATACTTGCACCCCCAGTAGCCCGATCAACCAACACCGACAACTCTGCTTTCTCGTCTTTTATGTACATTCCAAGATTAAGCTGAAAAGATACACTAACAATGCGTTAGAACTGTAAAGCCATTCACAATCGATATAGTCCaaatttttcttggttttgcaATTTCTGCTGGACATCAAATAGTTTACCGGATAGTAGTTTCCTGCTATTGGCTCATTCACTTCGAGATGCCAGTCTGTTCGGTTGTCCCGGACCTGCAATAGAGTTTAATCTATTTGTTGAAACCGGGCAATACGATCTCATTGGTGTTTAAAATACGAGAACACAGAAAAATCTTAGGGTACCCGTTTCAGAAAGTCTCTTCCATTAGAGTCAGTATAGAACTCCTTAGCTGTAGTCATATCTGTTACCATTCGCGTGATAATCTCTTTTCCTGTTAGATGTCCCTTACCAACAGAAATTGGACCAATCTGCTAAAGAGAATGAGCTTGAGGGATCTTTTTATCCA includes:
- the ATRAD17 gene encoding RADIATION SENSITIVE 17 (RADIATION SENSITIVE 17 (ATRAD17); INVOLVED IN: regulation of DNA repair; LOCATED IN: nucleus, chloroplast; EXPRESSED IN: 16 plant structures; EXPRESSED DURING: 7 growth stages; CONTAINS InterPro DOMAIN/s: Checkpoint protein Rad24 (InterPro:IPR004582); BEST Arabidopsis thaliana protein match is: P-loop containing nucleoside triphosphate hydrolases superfamily protein (TAIR:AT1G77620.1); Has 1807 Blast hits to 1807 proteins in 277 species: Archae - 0; Bacteria - 0; Metazoa - 736; Fungi - 347; Plants - 385; Viruses - 0; Other Eukaryotes - 339 (source: NCBI BLink).), with product MLKKKLSLEDEDDDRSYNLRSSRSNAKSKPRSSAGTATNPRASKRARLSGASATQEDSSLVDKIRLSFEDFDEALSGFKVSSGYERSKNTDLWVDKYRPRTLEELSVHKKKVDEVKLWFQESLDFLKNGLRNNVLLVTGQAGVGKSATIHLITSILGVTVHEWNAPIPTIWQEHVHNTSSGLKYTSKLDEFENFVESTRKYGVMASSSTDGIKAPVVLLIDDLPLANGRHAFERLQNCLLLLVKSTQIPTVILITDHNNADSSDQTARRMEDTQSSLERAGALKVAFNPITKNSIKKVLQRICREEHCKVTTMEIDQMATASGGDIRHAITSLQLFSVKPELNHTKIKSPRPGMEDNYHGNEQTMYSGLDSGISSCFGRDETLSLFHALGKFLHNKRETDNVIISECSSSLVHDEFARLPLKMDAPEKVLSQAHGQAGRVVDFLHENVLDFVSDGAIEDAWCVSSYLADADLLLADIRGKMSGHNNTEDVPQSAGASVAVRGVLYGNKQPCSSRWHVIRKPKLWQVEQSSIQTKKNLREQRNISYEGSRVADISVMATEYSPVLKWLSYRASPDAFPGMGEETDEEDSDISEDDEIQDW
- the ATRAD17 gene encoding RADIATION SENSITIVE 17, producing the protein MLKKKLSLEDEDDDRSYNLRSSRSNAKSKPRSSAGTATNPRASKRARLSGASATQEDSSLVDKIRLSFEDFDEALSGFKVSSGYERSKNTDLWVDKYRPRTLEELSVHKKKVDEVKLWFQESLDFLKNGLRNNVLLVTGQAGVGKSATIHLITSILGVTVHEWNAPIPTIWQEHVHNTSSGLKYTSKLDEFENFVESTRKYGVMASSSTDGIKAPVVLLIDDLPLANGRHAFERLQNCLLLLVKSTQIPTVILITDHNNADSSDQTARRMEDTQSSLERAGALKRICREEHCKVTTMEIDQMATASGGDIRHAITSLQLFSVKPELNHTKIKSPRPGMEDNYHGNEQTMYSGLDSGISSCFGRDETLSLFHALGKFLHNKRETDNVIISECSSSLVHDEFARLPLKMDAPEKVLSQAHGQAGRVVDFLHENVLDFVSDGAIEDAWCVSSYLADADLLLADIRGKMSGHNNTEDVPQSAGASVAVRGVLYGNKQPCSSRWHVIRKPKLWQVEQSSIQTKKNLREQRNISYEGSRVADISVMATEYSPVLKWLSYRASPDAFPGMGEETDEEDSDISEDDEIQDW
- the PAD2 gene encoding proteasome alpha subunit D2 (proteasome alpha subunit D2 (PAD2); FUNCTIONS IN: peptidase activity, endopeptidase activity, threonine-type endopeptidase activity; INVOLVED IN: ubiquitin-dependent protein catabolic process; LOCATED IN: proteasome core complex, proteasome complex, proteasome core complex, alpha-subunit complex, chloroplast, vacuole; EXPRESSED IN: 22 plant structures; EXPRESSED DURING: 13 growth stages; CONTAINS InterPro DOMAIN/s: Proteasome, alpha-subunit, conserved site (InterPro:IPR000426), Proteasome, subunit alpha/beta (InterPro:IPR001353); BEST Arabidopsis thaliana protein match is: 20S proteasome alpha subunit PAD1 (TAIR:AT3G51260.1); Has 1807 Blast hits to 1807 proteins in 277 species: Archae - 0; Bacteria - 0; Metazoa - 736; Fungi - 347; Plants - 385; Viruses - 0; Other Eukaryotes - 339 (source: NCBI BLink).), translated to MARYDRAITVFSPDGHLFQVEYALEAVRKGNAAVGVRGTDTVVLAVEKKSTPKLQDSRSARKIVSLDNHIALACAGLKADARVLINKARIECQSHRLTLEDPVTVEYITRYIAGLQQKYTQSGGVRPFGLSTLIVGFDPYSRLPSLYQTDPSGTFSAWKANATGRNSNSIREFLEKNYKESSGQETIKLAIRALLEVVESGGKNIEVAVMTREETGLRQLEEAEIDAIVAKIEAEKAAAEAAKKGPPKET